The Schistocerca nitens isolate TAMUIC-IGC-003100 chromosome 2, iqSchNite1.1, whole genome shotgun sequence nucleotide sequence TGTTTCAAATGTCATTCAGCTTCTTGGAATGCTTTTTTTGAAAAAGACCAACCGATTTACTTCACCAGACGATTTACTTCCCAAGATGAGCTCGTGACAACTGCGATCTTAAAATACGTAAAACATTATGTCTCACGCAAGATCTGTCAGTATGGAGACAAAAGTTTCCTTAATAAAGCTGCAGATGCACCATACAGAAGGTTAACAGGGGTTAGTTTCAATATGGACAGCAAAAACACTACACATGCGAGTCAGAGATGTTTATTTCTAAAATTTGGCACTGTTATTGTAAGGAATTAAATGATCAATGTCATTTTATTAAGAGTCAATCGGAGAAATTTCAGAGCAATGCCATGAACACAGGTACAGATGTTGTCAGGCGAACCTCCTTAGGTTCAGAGGCTCTCAATCTCACTTTCACTCTCCAGCCAGACTCCTTATGAGGAGCTGGAGTCAGATGTGGAGTCAGATTCGGAGTCAGATGCAGAGTCGGATGTGGAGTCAGATGCAGAGTCGGATGTGGAGTCAGATGTGGAGTCAGATGCAGAGTCAGATGCGGAGTCAGATGCAGAGTCAGATGCGGAGTCAGATGTGTCCTCCTCAGTTTCGCTGTCTGCTGATACCTATAACATGCCACAATGACTGCAAATGTCACACTCACATGTATATTTTTAAACATAGTCAGTTTCATTATTAGAAATTATTTTCTGCATCGAGTAATACAACTTAATCACCACCAGCTCAAGAGCTTCCAGCGTGgtggtcaaaaattaattactacgtAAAATGACTTCTCATTTACAAAGTGGCGTACTATTTTTTCCTTGAAGTCCTCTGTCTTGTGACTGGTTCGATTCGACCTCGATGAATTCCTCTGTTGTGCTAACCCTTGATCTTAGAGTAGCATTTGCACTCTAGGTCCTCTAGCACATGTTATCTGTATTACAATCTACACCTCACGTACAGTTGTTATCCTTTACAGCTCACTTTAGTACATgagagctattccctgatgtctgaaaACGTATCCtgtcaccctgttatttcatctagtcagtgttttctacattccTTTCTTTTCTAGTTCTACAGAGCAACTTGTCATTCCTCGTTTTTCAATAtccttctgcagtaccacatctcagatgcttcgatactCTTGCCTTCCAGTTTTACAATTGTCCATgactcactgccatacagtgctgtgatcGAAACGTTTAttaccagaaatttcttcctcagattaaggtcaaTGTTTCATACTAGCAGATTTTCCTTTGGTAGCAATGGCTTCTTCCCCTCTGCTCCTCTCTTCAtccgtcatatgttattttgcttccaaggtaggagaattccttaacttcatctacttcgtgatcatcaattgtGATGCTAAGTTTATtactaatcacatttttgctactcgTCATTACTTTGGTATTTCTTCGGTTTACTACAATCAATACTCTGTACTCATTGTggtattcattccattcaatatgTCCTCCAATTCTTCACTTTAATTGAGgggaccaatgttatgctaatcttgtcattgatatccttgcaccctaaattttaattcctCTGTAGGTCCTTTCTTTAATTTCCtacattgcttcttagatgtatagattgaacagtggggacAAAAGACCACATCCTGTCTTACACTGTTTTAATTCAAGTGTACTGTTCTTGAACGGCGCATTTGAAACCAAACCGCTCAGCAGAGCTATATGAGCTCTGGTTCGTGATTTGCCGTCCACGTGGTTTCCTCCCTGTCCTGACAGACAAGATTGCTGGAAGCAGAGGAAGTGATGTCCCCCGGATGTATGCTAATGTACACACAGGAACGCTACACAGTGTGGAGACCCTGCCTCTTCCATGCATACAGTTACAAcatgtatagccggccgcggtggtctcgtggttctaggcgcgcagtccggaaccgtgcgactgctacggtcgcaggttcgaatcctgcctcggacatggatgtgtgtgatgtccttaggttagttaggtttaagtagttctaagttctaggggactcatgaccacagcagttgagtcccatagtgctcagagccatttgaaccatttgaaccatttgaacaacatgtaTACAGTAATGGATGTTGATATTTTTTGGAATACGTAAATCAACATCTCAGCTGCACGTTAACATTCTATCATTTTCACTACCGCTTGTGTTCTTTTGACATGTAACAGTGCCTGGGATATTGTGGAATACTTTAGCACTTACCAAAACAGAATCAGTAGGTTCATGATATAATTCTACCAGGCACAACTACCACTGTAGCATAATGACGACAGGTCTAGCCGAAGTGAGGCAGTGAAACACAGTATTTGTACAGGAGCGATCAAACAATCGCATTTTGCATTCAGGTACGGTGTCAACACTGGTATTACTACACTAGTACAATGGTATTTATACGATAGCATGATATAACGAGGCTACTGAAACTGTTCTGATATGTACCAAAATACTCCAAAAGGGTCCATATACTTCTCTCCTGATTATCTCTGTTGAGTGCAAATGGAGTGAACACCAATGAATCAATGCTACATGTACTGAAAATGTCGAGCTGTCTCGATAATTCTCTGTTATTTGTTTCGAAAGGCAATTTGGCTTCTTGAGGTGTGTTTGCATGTTAGTTACACCTCAGTCACATCGTAACGAAACGCAGCATCCGTCAATAGATAGGATCTACTGGCATAGGACAATTGCTCCGACGTTTCACTAACTGACGACAATGTGCTGTACGTCAGAAAAATTCCGCATACGGCATTTGACCTTACATGTTAGGTTTAGTAAAACTTGATGGTGTCCAAACCTATCACCAGTCTTATCCTGTGTCTTCTGTCGGTCTCGTTTACCAACACCTAATGCTGATTTCGTGTTACAAGTATTTTGTTGAGTATTCCTCATTAGATGAAAGAGACACCTGACCGACTTAACAATGATAGACTAATTAAATGCCTAATATTAAAGAGTAACAAGTCGGGAagtataaaaaataattaattattaaaattattaatttgtttgttcatTCGTGTGACAATTTTTATATATGTACTGTTTGTAGAAATATATCCAACCTGAACTGATGTTTTTTTAACCGTACACCAAACAAATATAAAATAGCTACACGTTCGTTTGAATTACGGGAGCGCGTCACTAAATTACTGGAACACCTGAATTGTCGATTATCCCGCAAAATTCCTTTTACGAAATTGCAAGGTCCAATGTCAACCGAAAAACCTAGAGATGAAACCGATAGGCACTACTGCCAAAGGGACCACGAAGACATGGTTAGATTGATTGTAGTATGCACAGAGGCCGTTAAGCAGTAGTGCTTCTCGTACTCCATACGcgattggaatgggaagaaaccctgggTATATGGTACAATGCTAAGTATACTTTGTCAAGCATTAACATCGGTTTGCAGAGGGTTTAAGTAGATGTGGAATAAATATCGTTCTACAGCTGGAAAGCTATCTCTCAGCCAAAGAACTAACAGCTACCGTGGAGCCTGTGGTTATTTGTCATTTCGTTACAGAAAACTCGTTATTGTGGCATTAGTGGCCATAAATACTTTGGTAAATAGACCGAATAGACCAGCTAATTACAAAGCGCAAAATTCGCTTATAAAGAATATATACTGTATGTTAGCAACGTGTGGAATAATTTCTTATGTGCTAAGAGGCAGGCTTGAGAGGTGGCTACTCactgcagcgctgctgtcgtcaccAGAAGCGGTGGTGTTGGCTGCGGcttcactgctgctgttgctgaccTGATTAATTGCATCCTGTATGCCCTGGTTGATGTTGGTGGCAATCTCTTGGGCTTCGTCTTTTATGTGCTCGACGGCATCTTGGATCACGTTAAAAAACAAGGGTGTCGCCGACACCTTGAATAGAAAAAGGAAGTATTCTCTCAACATTCAGTTTTGTATGAACGTGAGAATTGAAGTACTAACTTAACAAAGCTTCAACACTTTCTGGGAAAAAGTTAACGAATTCGCATGAGCTGATAAGTAATATAGCATTACACAGCAGCACACACATAtaacaaagaagggaaaaaaagaagaaaacgaggTTATTatttgaatgggacggaaatcggtagatgtgatgtacatttatagACAAACAAACGATTCCAATATCAGAAATATTCGTTGATCATTtgtgctcagttcgaagcgggactctgcGCTGAATATACCAattagtgagattccaggccgaaggtgAGACGCCACCGATAGCAGTGGattaccaaactgactgtcacccTCATACggaccgacagccaggagtgatggtctagggcaCCACTTCATTTCATAACACTatccatccgcagcacccttacatccagcggtacatcgacgatattctacgccctggtttgttgcccttcatggcaagccaccctgggtttACGTTTCAGCATGATAGTGCCTACCCTCACATGGCGAGATTTTATACAGCTTGTCTCGTGCTCGTCAGACCTTATCTTGGCCAAGAAGTTCGCCGGTCTCTCTCCAGTCGAGAACGTTAAGAGGTTTATGGGCAGGGCGCCTCAACCATTTTGCAGTTTTAATAAGCTtgggcagaatttggtacgatatccctcaagaggacctccaacaactctgttaatcaatgccaagtcgaataaatgTTTTGATAATAGGCAGAGGTGGACCATCTTACcaatgacttgctcagtttgtgatatCTCTCGAATAAATAAGCCGTCCTTAGAAGAAAAATCAGAGCCGCACTCAAACAACAATGCTCGGTACTTCTACGTCTGGCAGGCAACTATGCAAGATGGGCGAATTAGATACTCACAGATGTTGGCTGCTGTACCAGCTAGCAAGCAGCAAACGAGATACTTCAACTTCCGCCGCTCACCAACAAAGAGGCGGCAAATTGATCAAAGACAGTCCAGTCCTACTACTAGCCTATTCACTTTTCcggaaattgcagttttttttaagtGTATGTTATATATAAGTCTGCAGTCTTTTCCGGCCGATGGGACTCACGACAACATCCGAGTCGTCAGGCCACGTCATATTGGTCCTCAAATTTCTTCTTTGCTAGGCATTTTAGATCACTCTGCTGAAATCCTAAAGAAGATTTGAGAAGAGGGATGAAAACGTCCAGCATTGAAGAAATTTGAAGACGAATATGACGTAGCCTCACGATTCGGATTTTACGCTCAATATAAGAGATGATACGTCATTTGTTGTTTCTAAGCCATTTTGTTTTGTGACGTAAAGCACTGAACTCGCAACAAAACGTTAGCACTGAAGAGTTTTAATAATATAAAATTCCTGAGAAAAACGGTAGAGGATTGTGAAAATGATCACAGCATAATGACGTACAGAATTTTCAGCGTTTTATGAGTCAAGTCCCTGCTTAATCATAACATACCATAGATATCCTATACGAAACACTGTGTCCATTGACTGAAATGGAATGCACGTGATACCCGTCTGCAAGGCGGGTAGCAGAATTAATTTATTAAACTACTGATCAGCAGCATTGACGTCCCTGTGTTGTCAAATCATAGAACGTATTGTGAAGTCAAACGTAATGAGGCATATTGATGACCGCCTTAATGTCAgccagctttctttctttctttattttgcgtacgccatagtcccacagcgatcgcagggtcggcgtggttacaacggatttggcaatgtgagTTTTAGGGATGGTCGGATGCCGTTCCTGCTGCCACCTCGTAcctcccaggacggaatcagtgtaccccaactgtctgcgtctagtgtaaatcgtgaaatagtgtggacGTGTGTCAAATGTCTGTGTATCgcatgtaactgaggcgaaacgtggggaccagcccggtattcacccagcgggatgtggaaaaccgcctaaaaactacatccaagctggccggcacatcggcccctatctaatatgtctatcacttgttgaagggaggaattaactagtttcaaaatctgttcccgtatatgaacatcagaaacgttctgtgcaattgcatcacgtaccattgtatctgaataagggagtccacattcacactcaaaagcacaatccctagtaaggccttgcaatgttgcaacccactccctattagtctgaccggccgtacgttttgtacgaaataacgtatacctttttgcaacgacattgactgtttctttgaaataggcatctaatgccgacaaaatttcttcgtaggacagagttgcgacgtcgcgtcgaggaaacaatttcactatcacacggtacgtctgcaccccgacACATGACaagaagtgaggctgccgctcattaccttgaagtctgtaggcggcgagatgaaatccaaactggcgtgaccactccgtccaggattccatggccgggtcaaatggccggaacgggggtgcaacagcatgttgttgctgcggtagcggtgaagcggcggctgctgcatcggtttgaattgcacgctgaccctggacgagctgtccaagggcatccaatgacgcctgcgtctgctgattctgcaagcgataaaattcggacagtacatctggagattgtggcgaagccatgacacaaattagagcaatacgaacgcgaaatcctcttttaagcctcgtcgccaatatatgtagtgttagcagttagccaacactacgcacactacttggttaaggaggccgaatgcacgcgttaaactcacgcaggctggcgtgaggtctgaaacaggatacgtaatgaatgctataaagaaaagtacgtagctgctggaatacttaactttaatccatcgttgttgtacatcgctcttgacgatacaagtgagactctgtagatacatgcaatgtaatgctaatggcgccttgctaggtcatagccattgacttagctgaaggctattctaactatctgctgtgcaaatgagcgaggcttcgtcagtgtgcatcgctagctaagtcgtccgtacaactggggcgagtgctagtacgtctcttgagacctgccgtatggtggcgctcggtctgagtcactgacagtggcgacacgcgggtccgacatgtactaatggaccgcggccgatttaaagctaccacctagcaagtgtggtgtctggtggtgacaccacactattcgcTAATCTCTCAGTTCTGACACGCTTACCAACCAGGGCATCAATATAGCTCGAAAGCTTCCTTAGCTGACAAAAGGGTTCGGTTACCTTATTCCAGTCCTCTGCTTTTGGTATGTTTCCTTAAGTGCATCGCACAATATTTTTATGGCCACTATGAGGCATCTCTTCccccaggaaccatggaccttgccgttggtggggaggcttccgtgcctcagcgatacagattgcagtaccgtaggtgcaaccacaatggaggggtatctgttgagaggccagacaaacatgtggttcctgaagagaggcagcagccttttcagtagttgcaatggcaacagtctggatgattgactgatctggccttgtaacattaaccaaaacggccttgctgtgctggtactgcgaacggctgaaagcaaggggaaactacattcccgaggacatgcagctttactgtatgattaaatgatgatggcgtcctcttgggtaaaatattccggaggtaaaatagtcccccattcggatctccgcgcggggactactcaagaggatgtcgttatcaagagaaagaaaactggcattctgcggatcggaacgtggaatgtcagatcccttaatcgggcaggtacgttagaaaatttaaaaagggaaatggataggttaaagttagatatagtgggaattagtgaagttcggtggcaggaggaacaagacttttggtcaggtgattacagggttataaatacaaaatcaaataggggtaatgcaggagtaggtttaataatgaataaggaaataggagtgcgggttagctactacaaacagcatagtgaacgcattattgtggccaagatagacgcaaagcccatgcccactacagtagtacaagtttatttgccaactagctctgcagatgatgaagaaattgatgaaatgtatgacgagataaaagaaattattcaggtagtgaagggggacgaaaatttaatagtcatgggtgactggaattcaagagtaggaaaaggcagatgtggaaacatagtaggtgaatatggattggggggaagaaatgaaagaggaagccgccttgtagaattttgcacagagcataacttaatcatagctaacacttggttcaagaatcataaaagaaggttgtatacctggaagaatcctggagatactaaaaggtatcagatagattatataatggtaagacagcgatttaggaaccaggttttaacttgtaagacatttccaggggcagatgtggattccgaccacaatctattggttatgaactgcagattgaaactgaagaaactgcaaaaaggtgggaatttaaggagaggggacctggataaactgaaagaaccagaggttgtagagaatttcagggagagcataaaggaacaattgacaggaatgggggaaagaaatacagtagaagaagaatgggtagctctgagggatgaagtagtgaaggcagcagaggatcaagtaggtaaaaagacgagggctaatagaaatccttgggtaacagaagaaatattgaatttaattgatgaaaggagaaaatataaaaatgcagtaaatgaaacaggcaaaaaggaatacaaacgtctcaaaaatgagatcgacaggaagtgcaaaatggctaagcagggatggctagaggacaaatgtaaggatgtagaggcttgtctcactaggggtaagatagatactgcatacaggagaattaaagagacctttggagagaagagaaccacttgtatgaatatcaagagctcatatggcaacccagttctaagcaaagaagggaaggcagaaaggtggaaggagtatatagagggtttgtacaagggcgatgtatttgaggacaatattatggaaatggaagaggatgtagatgaagatgaaatgggagataagatactgcgtgaagagtttgacagagcactgaaagacctgagtcgaaacaaggccccgggagtaggcaacattccattagaactactgatggccttgggagagccagtcatgacaaaactctaccatctggtgagcaagatgtatgagacaggcgaaatacccacagacttcaagaagaatataataattccaatcccaaagaaagcaggtgttgacagatgtgaaaattaccgaactatcagtttaataagtcacagctgcaaaatactaacgcgaattctttacagacgaatggaaaaactggtagaagccgacctcggggaagatcagtttggattccgtagaaatgttggaacacgtgaggcaatactaaccatacgacttatcttagaagaaagattaagaaaaggcaaacctacgtttctagcatttgtagacttagagaaagcttttgacaacgttaactggaatactctctttcaaattctgaaggtggcaggggtaaaatacagggagcgaaaggctatttacaatttgtacagaaaccagatggcagttataagagtcgaggggcatgaaagggaagcagtggttgggaaaggagtgagacagggttgtagcctctccccgatgttattcaatctgtatattgagcaagcagtaaaggaaacaaaagaaaaattcggagtaggtattaaaattcatggagaagaagtaaaaactttgaggttcgccgatgacattgtaattctgtcagagacagcaaaggacttggaagagcagttgaacggaatggacagtgtcttgaaaggtggatataagatgaacatcaacaaaagcaaaacgaggataatggaatgtagtcaaataaaatcgggtgatcctgaggggattagattaggaaatgagacacttaaagtagtaaaggagttttgctatttagggagtagaataactgatgatggtcgaagtagagaggatataaaactggcaatggcaaggaaatcgtttctgaggaagagaaatttgttaacatctagtatagatttaagtgtcaggaagtcgtttctgaaagtatttgtatggagtgtagccatgtatggaagcgaaacatggatgataaccagtttggacaagaagagaatagaagctttcgaaatgtggtgctacagaagaatgctgaagataaggtgggtagatcacgtaactaatgaggaggtattgaataggattggggagaagagaagtttgtggcacaacttgactagaagaagggatcggttggtaggacatgttttgaggcatcaagggatcacaaatttagcattggagggcagcgtggagggtaaaaatcgtagagggagatcaagagatgaatacactaagcagattcagaaggatgtaggttacagtaggtactgggagatgaagaagcttgcacaggatagagtagcatggagagctgcatcaaaccagtctcaggactgaagaccacaacaacaacaacatgaggcatCTACTCATTTCGCCctgtgaaaaataaaatgaatgtacCGGTAGATGTAAGTGAAATTATTTCATATGTTTAACCTGTCACTTTAATCATGCTTTTTTCATTTCTATTAGTTTCTAGCAATTGGGTCATATGTTTGTCTAAATGCAGGGGGGAAAGAGAAGAGGAAACTCTCATGCtcttgtttcggaacatgaaagcTACATTTATTTAATGTGTGTGTCAATGGAGTCGTCGCCTTGTTACCTTGGAATGATTAATGTCCATTCCTCTGAACGTCAGTGTCGTATTATATTGTCTTAAGCTTGAAGAGTCCACAACTCGTGGTCCAACGGTTGCAGGCACACGTGGTAGCT carries:
- the LOC126234525 gene encoding uncharacterized protein LOC126234525, whose amino-acid sequence is MQLIRSATAAVKPQPTPPLLVTTAALQYQQTAKLRRTHLTPHLTLHLTPHLTLHLTPHLTPHPTLHLTPHPTLHLTPNLTPHLTPAPHKESGWRVKVRLRASEPKEVRLTTSVPVFMALL